TTGTGAAAGGATAGATATAATAGGTTTTTTTGTATATTGCAATTATAAGGATAAAACAAAAAATTGAAGTTTAAGAGAATTAGGTGCTTCCTAAGTTGAAGGGGACAAGGAATCCACTTAAGACTCCACCTCTCCTCTATACTTCTTTTCTATCCTGAGGAGCAATAGAGACGAAGGATCCCATCTTTTTTTGGAGGAGTATCGCATGGGCTTTTCAATACCTAGAGTATAAGATTTCTCGTTTACGCTTTAGTTAGCAAAGAAGAGTTTTTACTTTAAAATAGCAACATAAAGGCAAACTATTTTATCAGAACAATAGGGGTATTATGGTTTGGGTAACTACATTTAGAGTAATTAAATTTAGGTTCGTAAAGTTTTGTAATTTTTTAAGAAAAAAATATTCTGTATTGTGGGTGATCTTTTTTTTAAAGTGGATGTACTCAAAATTTAGGAATCACCACTTATGGGGCTTTTCAAAAAAATTACGTCAAGCCATTTATTAATTCGTCAATATTACTATAATCAAAGGCTAGATTGTAAATTTCAAGCATTTCATTTCTATAGAGTTTTTTTCTTGCTATTATGAAATCTTTATTGTTATCGTCTCTTAAGGCTGATTCGAGAAAATCGTTAAATGATTCTTTGTTGATTCCTAAATCCTTAAGTCCATTTAAAGCATCTACTTTTTTAAGCCATTCAACTATCTTTATAACTGCAAGTTTTGCATCTTTTTTTCCGAAAAGTCCTTCTGATAGAGTTTCTAGCCTATCCTTATGCAAATTAAAGGTATAAATTAGATAGGCGGGTATAATTGCTGACAAGCCTCTTCCATGTGAAATTTGAAAAAGACCTGATATGGGATGTTCTAATCTGTGCATGGGAAGCGGTCCTCTCCTTCCTGCATT
This portion of the Caldisericaceae bacterium genome encodes:
- a CDS encoding iron-containing alcohol dehydrogenase, producing the protein NAGRRGPLPMHRLEHPISGLFQISHGRGLSAIIPAYLIYTFNLHKDRLETLSEGLFGKKDAKLAVIKIVEWLKKVDALNGLKDLGINKESFNDFLESALRDDNNKDFIIARKKLYRNEMLEIYNLAFDYSNIDELINGLT